One part of the Aurantibacillus circumpalustris genome encodes these proteins:
- a CDS encoding 6-pyruvoyl trahydropterin synthase family protein, with the protein MRDQRIRVTKSFTFDMAHALYGYDGLCKNIHGHTYKLHITLLGKVLNDYENPKDGMVMDFSDLKKLVQQQILSIYDHALVLNGDSPHAELKDLKENFEKIVFLENQPTCENLVLDIVYKLKKKLPENVILHAIKLKETPTSFAEWYTEDNL; encoded by the coding sequence ATGCGTGATCAAAGAATAAGAGTCACAAAGTCATTTACCTTCGATATGGCACATGCTTTGTATGGTTATGATGGTTTATGTAAAAACATTCATGGACATACTTACAAATTGCACATTACTTTGTTGGGAAAAGTACTTAACGATTATGAAAATCCTAAAGATGGAATGGTCATGGATTTTTCTGATTTGAAAAAACTTGTGCAACAGCAAATCCTATCCATTTATGACCACGCTCTTGTACTCAATGGTGATTCTCCTCATGCAGAGCTAAAAGATTTAAAAGAGAATTTTGAAAAAATAGTTTTTTTAGAAAATCAACCTACTTGCGAAAACTTAGTATTAGATATCGTTTACAAGTTAAAAAAGAAGCTGCCTGAAAACGTAATTTTACATGCAATTAAATTAAAAGAAACGCCCACATCTTTTGCGGAGTGGTATACCGAAGATAATCTCTAA
- a CDS encoding c-type cytochrome has product MKKISILAAIAFLAIFEACSSPAKEESNGSHEAPKSMVADPPSYDPDRGEGKWTEENINLKEELNPEWVASGESISNTKCTSCHKLTAEKLVGPGWEGVTKRRKPEWIMNFITNPDVMIDKDPEAQAMLELCLVRMPNQNLSDGEARNILEFMLKNDGAK; this is encoded by the coding sequence ATGAAAAAAATCTCAATTTTAGCCGCAATTGCCTTCCTAGCAATTTTTGAAGCGTGCAGCAGTCCAGCAAAAGAAGAATCAAATGGCTCGCATGAAGCTCCAAAAAGTATGGTTGCTGATCCACCGTCGTATGACCCTGATCGTGGGGAGGGTAAGTGGACTGAAGAAAACATCAACCTTAAAGAGGAATTGAACCCTGAATGGGTAGCTTCTGGCGAAAGCATCTCTAACACAAAATGTACTTCTTGTCACAAACTAACCGCTGAAAAATTAGTTGGACCAGGTTGGGAAGGTGTAACCAAAAGAAGAAAACCAGAATGGATTATGAATTTTATTACGAATCCAGATGTGATGATTGATAAAGATCCTGAAGCACAAGCCATGTTAGAATTATGTTTAGTGCGTATGCCTAACCAAAATTTATCAGATGGTGAGGCAAGAAACATATTGGAATTCATGCTTAAAAATGATGGAGCAAAATAA
- a CDS encoding hemerythrin domain-containing protein → MIDNFKNDNNGPIKRNASLQCLSHDHHYGLLLCWKIRTGLKKTDHERIKRYTDYFFKEHLLPHFKIEEKYIFPLLGEESELVQQATKDHLKLKALFEDTTNVLQSLMQIEVELEKHIRMEERVLFKELQRLVPESQLAEALQSHNEKKDDTWEDKFWETK, encoded by the coding sequence ATGATTGACAATTTTAAAAATGATAATAATGGACCTATTAAGCGAAACGCATCGCTTCAGTGTTTAAGTCATGACCACCATTATGGTCTTTTATTGTGTTGGAAAATACGAACAGGTTTAAAGAAAACAGATCATGAACGGATTAAAAGGTACACCGATTATTTTTTTAAAGAACATTTATTACCTCATTTTAAAATAGAAGAAAAATATATTTTTCCATTATTAGGCGAAGAAAGTGAATTGGTGCAACAAGCTACCAAAGATCACTTAAAACTTAAAGCCTTGTTCGAAGACACAACTAATGTACTGCAGTCTTTAATGCAGATTGAGGTGGAACTAGAAAAACACATTCGAATGGAAGAACGTGTTTTGTTTAAAGAATTACAGCGACTAGTGCCCGAAAGTCAATTAGCTGAAGCGCTTCAATCACATAACGAAAAAAAGGATGATACTTGGGAAGATAAATTCTGGGAAACAAAATAA
- a CDS encoding universal stress protein — protein MEKSLIPKTMIKLNTSRILTPVDFSSTSTKAIGYAASLAQLNKGELFLLYVRQKKSFLNFPYTTSDLREITKESENYKKLIESTAKEIRNKYSIPVKVIIGLGGRISEIIKIAEKKQVGLIVMGTNGSDSVSSLFSGSNSHRVVSKSQIPVLTIRNDSKKSHFSNILLPIDLSEHTRQKVNVAIQVAKMNTAKIHLLGVSDSDETSDQLKLGLIMRQVSKRIKEEDIEVSSELVKSDNFAGKTLSNAKKSKADIIITMTDQNNGTGFLARNYDRELVDESSIPVLSIPPEIHEENIAPSSIGGLW, from the coding sequence ATGGAAAAAAGTTTAATTCCAAAAACTATGATCAAATTAAACACAAGTAGAATTTTAACTCCCGTTGATTTTTCTAGCACTTCTACAAAAGCTATTGGTTATGCAGCTTCATTGGCACAACTTAACAAAGGTGAACTTTTTCTTTTATACGTTCGCCAAAAAAAATCTTTTCTCAATTTCCCGTACACTACATCAGATTTAAGAGAAATAACCAAAGAATCTGAGAATTATAAAAAACTAATTGAAAGTACCGCCAAAGAAATTAGAAATAAATATTCCATTCCAGTAAAAGTAATTATCGGATTGGGAGGTCGCATTTCTGAGATAATTAAAATTGCAGAAAAAAAACAAGTGGGCCTTATTGTAATGGGAACAAATGGATCAGACTCTGTAAGCAGTCTTTTTTCTGGAAGCAATTCCCACCGTGTCGTTTCAAAATCTCAAATACCAGTTTTAACAATCCGTAACGATAGCAAGAAGTCGCATTTCTCAAACATACTTCTTCCAATCGATCTTTCTGAGCATACCCGACAAAAAGTAAATGTTGCTATTCAAGTTGCCAAAATGAATACAGCTAAAATTCATTTACTAGGTGTTTCTGATTCAGATGAAACATCCGATCAACTTAAACTGGGTTTGATAATGAGACAAGTATCAAAAAGGATTAAAGAAGAGGATATCGAAGTAAGTTCAGAATTGGTAAAATCAGACAATTTTGCCGGAAAAACGCTTTCGAATGCTAAAAAAAGTAAAGCAGATATAATTATTACAATGACTGATCAAAATAACGGCACTGGATTTTTAGCACGGAATTATGATCGTGAATTGGTTGATGAGTCGAGTATTCCGGTATTATCTATACCACCCGAAATTCATGAGGAAAACATTGCGCCATCAAGTATAGGTGGTTTATGGTAA
- the nosZ gene encoding Sec-dependent nitrous-oxide reductase — MKNNLITIAVGGLIVASAFQSCKPKSTSQAVTGDAASKVYVAPGKYDEMYNFVSGGFSGQLSVYGLPSGRLLRVIPVFAVDPEKGWGYSEETKPMLNTSHGIMQWDDLHHVQLSKTNGDADGRWVFVNGNNTPRVARVDLKTFRTAEIIELPNSSGNHSSPFLTENTEYVVAGTRFSGPSDNANGDVPISSYKQNFKGYLSFISIGKEDGKMDLAFQIECPGVNFDLSRAGKGVSHGWFFFSCYNTEQANTLLEVNASQNDKDYVMAVNWKKAEEYIKAGKGKKMSVKYAHNTYSDITHSATSEMKTEVLVLDSKEFTDLCYMMPCPKSPHGCDVDPTGEYIVGSGKLAATLPVFSFTKMQKAIADKSFDGIYDGINVLKYESVLHGEVKKPGLGPLHTEFDAKGNAYTSFFVSSEIVKWNVKDLTVLDRVPTFYSVGHLCVAGGDSRNPIGKYLIAYNKITKDRYLPTGPELSQSAQLFDISGDKMQMILDFPTIGEPHYGQMIMADKISKNQVKIFKIEENKNPYVTKGEGESKVVREGNKVHVYMTAIRSHFSPDNIEGIKLGDEVYFHVTNLEQDWDVPHGFAIKGSTNAELLIMPGETSTLKWVPDRVGIVPMYCTDFCSALHQEMSGYVRVSPATSKVPLQFSLGTNIPKVITAEVTK; from the coding sequence ATGAAAAACAATTTAATAACAATAGCAGTAGGTGGATTAATCGTAGCCTCTGCTTTTCAATCCTGCAAACCTAAAAGTACAAGTCAGGCTGTAACAGGAGATGCTGCTTCAAAAGTATATGTGGCACCTGGGAAATATGATGAAATGTACAATTTTGTGAGCGGTGGATTTAGCGGACAGCTCAGTGTTTATGGACTTCCAAGTGGACGACTTCTTCGTGTAATACCAGTATTTGCGGTTGATCCTGAAAAAGGTTGGGGTTACAGTGAAGAAACAAAACCTATGCTGAATACTTCTCATGGCATTATGCAGTGGGATGATTTACATCACGTGCAACTTTCTAAAACAAATGGAGATGCTGATGGACGTTGGGTTTTTGTAAATGGAAATAACACTCCTCGTGTGGCCAGAGTTGATTTAAAAACGTTTAGAACTGCCGAGATCATTGAATTACCAAATAGTTCTGGTAATCACTCTTCTCCTTTTCTTACCGAAAATACAGAATACGTTGTAGCAGGAACTCGTTTCTCAGGTCCATCTGACAATGCAAACGGCGATGTGCCTATTAGCAGTTACAAACAAAACTTTAAAGGCTATTTGAGTTTTATCAGCATCGGTAAAGAAGATGGTAAGATGGATCTTGCTTTTCAAATAGAATGCCCTGGAGTTAACTTCGATTTAAGTCGAGCTGGTAAAGGTGTTTCTCATGGATGGTTTTTCTTCTCATGTTATAACACAGAACAAGCCAATACCCTTTTGGAAGTAAATGCTTCACAAAATGATAAAGATTATGTAATGGCTGTAAACTGGAAAAAAGCGGAAGAGTACATAAAAGCTGGTAAAGGAAAAAAGATGTCAGTGAAATATGCTCATAATACCTACAGCGATATTACACATTCAGCCACTTCTGAAATGAAAACCGAGGTTCTGGTATTAGACAGTAAAGAGTTTACAGATCTTTGTTACATGATGCCTTGTCCAAAGTCACCACATGGATGTGACGTGGATCCTACTGGCGAATACATTGTAGGAAGCGGTAAATTAGCTGCTACCTTACCTGTTTTTAGTTTTACTAAAATGCAAAAAGCTATTGCAGACAAATCTTTCGACGGTATATATGATGGCATCAATGTGCTTAAATATGAATCTGTATTACATGGTGAAGTTAAAAAGCCAGGATTAGGGCCATTGCATACAGAATTTGACGCAAAAGGAAATGCTTATACTTCTTTCTTCGTGTCATCTGAAATTGTAAAATGGAATGTGAAAGATTTAACAGTATTAGATCGTGTTCCTACTTTCTATTCTGTAGGTCACTTATGTGTAGCTGGTGGCGATTCAAGAAATCCTATTGGTAAATACTTAATCGCTTATAATAAAATTACTAAAGACAGATACCTTCCAACAGGTCCTGAGTTATCACAAAGTGCTCAGTTGTTTGATATAAGTGGAGATAAGATGCAAATGATTTTAGATTTCCCAACAATTGGCGAACCTCATTATGGACAAATGATTATGGCAGATAAGATTAGTAAAAATCAAGTTAAGATTTTTAAGATAGAGGAAAATAAAAATCCTTATGTTACTAAAGGCGAAGGCGAATCGAAAGTGGTGAGAGAAGGTAATAAAGTGCATGTGTACATGACCGCTATACGTTCTCACTTTTCTCCAGACAATATTGAAGGAATAAAGTTAGGTGATGAAGTATATTTTCACGTTACTAATTTAGAGCAGGATTGGGATGTGCCTCATGGATTTGCGATTAAAGGTTCTACAAACGCAGAGCTGCTAATTATGCCAGGAGAAACATCTACTCTTAAATGGGTTCCAGATAGAGTGGGTATTGTACCGATGTATTGTACCGATTTTTGTAGTGCTTTACATCAGGAAATGTCAGGATATGTGCGTGTATCTCCTGCAACAAGCAAAGTTCCTTTACAGTTTAGTTTAGGTACCAACATACCAAAAGTAATTACAGCCGAAGTAACCAAGTAA
- the nadB gene encoding L-aspartate oxidase, protein MKTDFLVIGSGIAGLSYAIKVAKEFPKKKIIIICKTESKETNTKYAQGGIAVVSDILKDSPEKHISDTLKAGGKSCNKKVVEFVVREGPERLKELISYGVLFDKTKLNSFDLAKEGGHSTNRILHKGDYTGLEIERKLLTEVRRAKNIQILQNTIAIDLITNEHLLEKQLPHLNSCYGVYILKSKTGSIEKIISKITVLATGGVGQIFEHTTNSETATGDGIAMAYRAKAEIKNMEFIQFHPTALYQPKISTDFLISEAVRGFGGVLRNRKGEAFMLKYDVRKELATRDVVSRAIVSELKRQNEPHVFLDCRHISKKDFQKHFPTIQTKCFNLGIDPNKKMIPVVPSAHYCCGGIVTDEYGKTTLENLYACGECACTGLHGSNRLASNSLLEALVFSHRCYLASVKTITKIKFQSRFKELNLSYKKNINSSLNEKWANMSKKIMSENFGILTKFINIDKGIELLQEIKTISHRSFQDFISPKTLELRNMLTVSLLILKSAKKRRNNVGVFYNSDLQIMNRIRCAET, encoded by the coding sequence ATGAAAACAGATTTTCTTGTCATAGGATCGGGCATTGCGGGCTTAAGTTATGCCATAAAAGTCGCCAAAGAGTTTCCTAAAAAGAAAATCATTATTATTTGTAAAACAGAATCAAAAGAAACAAATACAAAATATGCGCAAGGCGGTATTGCGGTTGTAAGTGACATTTTAAAAGACTCTCCTGAAAAACACATTAGCGATACTTTAAAAGCTGGAGGAAAAAGTTGTAATAAAAAAGTAGTGGAATTTGTTGTGCGTGAAGGACCAGAAAGGTTGAAAGAATTAATTTCTTATGGTGTTTTGTTCGACAAAACCAAATTGAATTCGTTTGATCTTGCTAAAGAAGGTGGCCATAGTACTAACAGAATACTGCACAAAGGGGATTATACGGGCTTAGAAATTGAAAGGAAGTTACTTACAGAGGTTAGAAGAGCAAAAAACATTCAAATCCTTCAAAACACCATTGCCATTGACTTAATTACAAATGAACATCTACTCGAAAAACAACTACCGCATTTAAATTCTTGTTACGGCGTTTACATTCTAAAATCAAAAACAGGCAGCATCGAAAAAATAATTTCAAAAATTACAGTGTTGGCCACTGGGGGTGTGGGACAAATTTTTGAACACACTACAAATTCAGAAACCGCCACAGGAGATGGAATTGCTATGGCGTACCGAGCAAAGGCTGAAATAAAAAATATGGAATTTATCCAATTCCATCCTACGGCCTTATATCAGCCAAAAATAAGTACCGATTTTCTAATTTCGGAAGCTGTAAGAGGATTTGGAGGGGTTTTACGAAACAGAAAAGGAGAAGCCTTTATGCTGAAATACGATGTGCGTAAAGAGCTTGCCACTAGAGATGTTGTGTCGAGAGCCATTGTTTCAGAATTAAAGCGTCAAAACGAGCCCCATGTTTTCTTAGATTGTAGACATATTTCGAAAAAAGATTTCCAAAAACATTTTCCTACCATTCAAACCAAATGTTTTAATCTAGGCATTGATCCAAACAAAAAAATGATACCGGTAGTACCCTCCGCACATTATTGTTGCGGTGGAATTGTTACGGATGAATACGGTAAAACAACACTCGAAAATTTATATGCTTGCGGCGAATGTGCTTGTACGGGTTTGCATGGCTCCAATAGATTGGCATCGAACTCTTTGTTGGAAGCCCTTGTTTTTTCGCACCGGTGCTACCTCGCTTCAGTAAAAACAATAACTAAAATAAAATTTCAGAGTCGTTTTAAAGAATTGAATTTAAGCTATAAAAAAAACATCAACAGTTCATTAAATGAAAAATGGGCAAATATGAGTAAAAAAATAATGAGTGAAAATTTTGGAATACTAACAAAATTTATTAACATTGATAAAGGAATTGAATTATTGCAAGAGATAAAAACAATAAGTCATCGTTCTTTTCAAGATTTTATTAGCCCAAAAACACTCGAACTTAGGAACATGCTAACTGTTTCCTTATTAATATTGAAAAGCGCAAAAAAAAGAAGAAATAATGTTGGTGTCTTTTATAATTCAGACCTCCAAATAATGAATCGAATTAGATGTGCAGAAACATGA
- a CDS encoding nitrous oxide reductase accessory protein NosL, which yields MNSTISTTTKLALVLTAILLVVSMFVPLWQIDLDAPQYPEGLGLTISANGLGGDVDIINGLNHYIGMKTLHNEDFIEFTILVYIIAFFAAFSLITAFIGKKKLLYTLFIAFVLFGIVAMVDFWKWEYQYGHDLDPKAAIIVPGMAYQPPLIGFKQLLNFGAYSVPHIGGWLFIASGLLMLLTVIKETNMMNKFKKTKMQTSLILIAFTTLFQFSCTNKGPEPINFNKDNCDYCKMTLTEENFACELITEKSKVYKFDDIRCMIGFDGENKDKTKNASFYISDFLAPHALTSNTKLHFVASENIGSPMGGNIAAFTNKDSATVYATKLSVTTIGWEDINH from the coding sequence ATGAACTCTACAATTTCCACAACTACAAAATTAGCATTGGTATTAACAGCCATATTACTTGTTGTTTCAATGTTTGTGCCGCTTTGGCAAATTGATCTCGATGCACCGCAATACCCCGAAGGCTTAGGTTTAACAATTTCTGCTAACGGTTTGGGTGGTGACGTTGATATTATTAATGGATTAAATCATTATATTGGTATGAAAACCCTACATAATGAAGACTTTATAGAATTTACAATCCTAGTCTACATTATTGCTTTTTTTGCTGCTTTTTCGCTCATCACAGCTTTTATTGGTAAAAAGAAGTTATTGTACACTCTGTTTATAGCATTTGTTTTATTTGGAATTGTGGCGATGGTTGATTTTTGGAAATGGGAGTATCAATACGGGCACGATCTCGATCCAAAAGCGGCCATCATTGTACCAGGTATGGCTTATCAACCACCATTGATTGGATTTAAACAACTATTAAATTTTGGCGCCTATTCTGTGCCTCACATTGGCGGCTGGCTATTTATTGCTAGCGGACTACTTATGTTATTAACCGTTATAAAAGAAACTAACATGATGAATAAATTTAAAAAAACTAAAATGCAGACTTCACTAATTCTCATTGCTTTTACTACCCTATTTCAATTTTCCTGCACAAATAAGGGTCCTGAACCAATAAACTTTAACAAAGACAATTGTGATTATTGTAAAATGACCCTTACTGAAGAAAATTTTGCTTGTGAACTGATTACGGAAAAAAGCAAAGTGTATAAATTTGATGATATCAGATGTATGATTGGGTTTGATGGCGAGAATAAAGACAAAACAAAAAATGCCTCTTTCTATATTTCAGATTTTTTAGCCCCACATGCTCTCACCTCAAATACTAAATTACATTTTGTAGCGAGTGAAAACATTGGAAGTCCAATGGGAGGAAATATCGCAGCTTTTACTAACAAGGACAGCGCCACTGTTTACGCCACAAAACTTTCAGTAACTACGATTGGTTGGGAGGACATTAACCATTAA
- the nadA gene encoding quinolinate synthase NadA yields the protein MTLSLKNTVLLQEHVLKLKQEKDAIILAHYYQGPEIQDVADFIGDSLGLSQKAASTKAKIIVFAGVHFMAETAKILNPTKKVLLPDINAGCSLAASCSPKEFETFVKNHPDHKVVSYINCSAEIKALSDVICTSANAIDIINSIPKNIPIIFAPDKNLGKYLIKKTGRDLILWDGVCEVHEAFSIKKIEHLQLLHPNAKLIVHPEAKEKLLEKADFIGSTSAMLKFLKQDKGNEFIIATEVGILHQMKKESPNKILIPAPINEDNTCACSECSYMKMNTLEKLYLCLSNESPEITLTESLRKKALHPIQRMLDLSVKKTLN from the coding sequence ATGACACTTTCTCTTAAAAATACAGTCTTATTACAAGAACACGTTTTAAAATTAAAGCAGGAAAAAGACGCAATTATTCTGGCTCACTATTATCAGGGACCTGAAATACAAGATGTTGCTGATTTTATAGGAGATAGTCTAGGTTTATCGCAAAAAGCAGCATCTACAAAAGCAAAAATAATTGTATTTGCTGGGGTTCATTTTATGGCTGAAACTGCGAAAATTTTGAATCCCACAAAGAAGGTTTTACTTCCCGATATAAATGCAGGTTGTTCATTGGCTGCATCTTGTTCGCCCAAAGAATTTGAAACTTTCGTGAAAAATCATCCAGACCATAAGGTAGTATCTTATATCAATTGCAGTGCCGAGATTAAAGCCTTAAGCGACGTTATTTGTACTTCCGCCAATGCAATTGATATTATTAATTCAATACCAAAAAATATCCCTATAATTTTTGCACCGGATAAAAACCTTGGCAAGTATTTGATAAAAAAAACAGGACGTGATTTAATCTTGTGGGATGGTGTTTGCGAGGTACACGAAGCCTTTTCAATTAAAAAAATTGAGCATTTACAATTATTACATCCTAACGCGAAACTAATTGTTCATCCTGAAGCAAAAGAAAAATTACTTGAAAAAGCAGACTTTATTGGTTCAACTTCAGCTATGCTGAAGTTTCTTAAACAAGACAAAGGCAACGAGTTTATTATAGCAACCGAGGTGGGAATTTTACATCAAATGAAAAAGGAATCACCTAATAAAATTCTGATACCCGCTCCAATAAATGAAGATAATACTTGTGCATGTAGTGAATGTAGTTACATGAAAATGAATACTCTTGAAAAACTTTATTTGTGTTTAAGCAACGAATCTCCTGAAATAACCTTAACCGAATCACTGAGAAAAAAAGCATTGCATCCTATTCAGAGAATGCTTGATTTATCAGTTAAAAAAACATTGAACTAA
- a CDS encoding fatty acid desaturase family protein, whose translation MNPVRFTSKDANEKLFVNTLKKNVNDYFKTNHLSTKANSAMVIKSIILISLYLVPFVLILTIPMNSWLALLCTVVMGIGIAGVGMGVMHDAAHGAYSRKHWLNDLLAGSLYLLGSNVLNWKIQHNVLHHTYTNVNGLDEDIDEKGPIRLSENTPLKKIHRFQYIYAVFFYGLMTVVMLTNDFTRLRHYSKLGLLKTQGKNLQTEFIKMLFRKAIYLGLIFGLPLWLTPFNFWQVLLGFFVMHWIASIILSFVFQMAHVVEGASQEDSLHDIETDWHVHQLRTTSDFARNNRLLSWYVGGLNFQIEHHLFPGICHIHYKKIAPIVEATALKYNMPYNLKPSFRAALFSHTQRLKELGRA comes from the coding sequence ATGAATCCAGTAAGATTTACCAGCAAAGATGCAAATGAAAAACTATTTGTAAACACTCTTAAAAAAAATGTAAATGATTATTTTAAAACTAACCATTTATCAACCAAAGCCAATTCGGCCATGGTTATTAAAAGTATTATTTTAATCTCCTTATACCTTGTGCCATTTGTGTTGATTTTAACGATCCCAATGAATAGTTGGTTGGCATTACTATGCACTGTTGTTATGGGTATTGGCATTGCCGGAGTTGGTATGGGTGTTATGCATGATGCCGCTCATGGAGCCTATTCAAGAAAACACTGGTTGAATGATTTACTCGCAGGCTCACTTTATTTATTGGGAAGTAACGTATTAAACTGGAAAATACAACACAATGTACTGCATCACACCTATACCAATGTAAATGGTTTAGATGAAGATATTGATGAAAAAGGCCCCATTCGTTTATCGGAGAACACACCACTAAAGAAAATTCATAGGTTTCAATACATCTATGCGGTATTTTTTTATGGACTTATGACGGTTGTAATGTTAACCAACGATTTTACGCGACTAAGACATTATTCAAAACTGGGTTTGCTTAAAACGCAAGGGAAAAATTTACAAACTGAATTTATTAAAATGCTTTTTCGAAAGGCTATTTATTTAGGGCTTATTTTCGGACTTCCACTTTGGCTTACACCTTTTAATTTTTGGCAAGTATTACTTGGTTTTTTTGTAATGCACTGGATAGCAAGCATTATACTAAGTTTTGTGTTTCAAATGGCGCATGTGGTGGAAGGAGCCAGCCAAGAAGATTCTCTTCATGATATTGAAACCGATTGGCATGTACATCAGTTAAGAACCACAAGTGATTTTGCTCGGAATAATCGTTTATTAAGCTGGTATGTAGGCGGATTAAATTTTCAAATAGAACATCATTTATTCCCTGGTATTTGTCACATTCACTATAAAAAAATTGCGCCCATTGTTGAGGCAACTGCGCTGAAATATAATATGCCTTACAATTTGAAACCTAGCTTTAGAGCAGCGCTTTTTTCACATACACAACGTTTAAAAGAATTAGGAAGAGCCTAA